A segment of the Prosthecobacter dejongeii genome:
GATCAGCAGTATCCTGACCATCGACCATGGTTGTCAAAGTGATCGTGAAAGGTTTGTGATAGTAGCACCAGCCGGTGTCATACCAAGTTTGCGGGGGCACGTTGGCCATTTTCTGGCGGATGATTGAGCCCTCGCTTGTCCAGACCTCTTTGACCGTGATTGGGTAGTTGGAAGAGTTCATGACCGCCGCTTGGGCCTTGTAGCGTTTGGGCGGCTCCTCGGCTGGGTTGCCGTCGTTGTCCACGGGGTCGCCGCCTGGGGTGACAGGATTCCCGCCAGAGTAAGGGCCTCCTTTGGGCGGCGTTGTCTCGCCGACTTTGCGGGCTTGCTGCCAGAAGACCGGGATAGGTGCCGCGCCGTTGGTGGTATCTACGAGAATGGTAAGACGAACGGCAGTCACGGTGTCACTGGTCGTGAAGGTGACTGCATTTCGATTGCCCGTCTTTGTGCCAGGTCCAGGGCCTCCAGAGGAGAAAACCCCAGAGGGGCCGTTGACGATTCCCCCGGTGCCTTCCCATTGATAGGTGCAGGTGCTGCCCGCATTGGCGGGCCTTGTAATGCTATACGTGAAGGCCGGGACCTCCCAGGTGATGTTTGCAGCCTGGGCGGATGCACAGGCGAGCAGGAATAACAAAAAGCGTTTCATAATCAGACATGACGACGGAGCCAGGTCAAAGCGATTAAAAGGGACACGACGAGGGCCACGGGTAGAGCGATGGCTAGTTCTTCGCGGAGGTAGGGCAGGAGCTGGAGCCAATCGGCTCCCACAAGCAGATATTCGCCACTGGAGACGAAATCCCCGCCAATGCTGTACACTTCAAAAACGAGTTCCATGGGGCCTGCTATGGTTTCCACTTCGCCAGGGTCTGAACCTTGAAGCTCGATGGACTTTCCAGCCGGGATGATAAGCCTAACCATCTTTATAAATAGGAAAGGGGCGGGGGAGTGATCCCGCCGCCCCAGGGTTGTGTCAGCCTATCGGGCGCCGCGAGTCAAGAAGCTCTTAGCGAGGATGAAGACTGCGATCAGGGCGACGACTGACAGGGCTGCTGTGCCCAGGGTTGTCACGTTTGCGCCCATTCCGCTGATTGCTGATTCTGCTGCTGCGACCATACTTTTTTCTTTCTTGTTTCCCTCTGTGTTTCTGCCACCCGCGAGGGTAGGGGGCAGGGGTCCCTAGCTATGGGACAAATGCCACTTTTTA
Coding sequences within it:
- a CDS encoding major capsid protein, translated to MVAAAESAISGMGANVTTLGTAALSVVALIAVFILAKSFLTRGAR